One Nitrospina watsonii DNA segment encodes these proteins:
- a CDS encoding thiamine pyrophosphate-dependent enzyme has product MKGIEVYRELAPLLQAEPVVCANGYISREFFNVDDRKGNFYMIGSMGLASSIGLGVALARPDRKTIILDGDGNVLMAMGTLAMIAAAQPKNLLHICIDNEVYESTGKQRSLSSAIRLEEVAKSSGYTQVLRVTKKEELKPAYEQLHAADGPTFLLIKVEPGFDPNNGRVTHTPEEIKSRFMETLTS; this is encoded by the coding sequence ATGAAAGGCATTGAGGTCTATCGGGAACTGGCGCCGCTGTTGCAAGCCGAACCCGTGGTGTGCGCCAATGGCTACATCAGCCGCGAGTTTTTCAACGTGGACGACCGCAAAGGCAATTTCTACATGATCGGGTCGATGGGCCTCGCTTCCTCCATCGGCCTCGGTGTGGCGCTGGCGCGCCCCGATCGCAAGACGATCATTCTGGATGGCGACGGCAATGTGCTGATGGCGATGGGCACGCTGGCGATGATCGCCGCCGCCCAGCCTAAAAACCTGCTGCACATCTGCATCGACAATGAAGTGTACGAATCGACCGGCAAACAGCGGTCGCTGTCCAGCGCCATCCGCCTGGAAGAGGTGGCGAAGAGTTCCGGTTACACGCAGGTGCTGCGTGTGACGAAGAAGGAAGAGTTGAAACCCGCCTACGAACAACTGCACGCCGCAGACGGCCCCACGTTCCTGCTGATCAAGGTGGAGCCGGGATTCGATCCCAACAATGGCCGCGTGACCCACACCCCTGAAGAAATAAAAAGCCGGTTCATGGAAACGCTCACCAGCTAG
- a CDS encoding thiamine pyrophosphate-binding protein, producing the protein MLASESFIEKLRERGYDFFTGVPCSLLSGLISALEARQDVPYYPSVREDAAVGLCAGAFMAGKKPVLLMQNSGLGYSLNAFTSLNLIYNLPVLVIMSWRGCGGKDAPEHIIMGDVNEKLLETAGMEYDVIGEANVDDLLGRAESAYGRHLPYTMLVKKGMFDERH; encoded by the coding sequence ATGCTGGCATCCGAATCCTTCATTGAAAAATTAAGGGAACGCGGTTACGACTTCTTCACCGGAGTCCCGTGTTCGTTGCTGTCCGGGCTGATCTCCGCGCTGGAAGCGCGCCAGGACGTGCCGTACTACCCTTCCGTACGCGAGGATGCGGCGGTGGGCCTGTGCGCGGGCGCGTTCATGGCGGGCAAAAAACCGGTGCTGCTGATGCAGAACTCCGGCCTCGGTTACAGCCTCAACGCCTTCACGTCGCTCAACCTCATTTACAACCTGCCGGTGCTGGTGATCATGAGCTGGCGCGGCTGTGGCGGCAAGGACGCGCCGGAACACATCATCATGGGCGACGTCAACGAGAAGCTGCTGGAGACGGCGGGCATGGAGTACGATGTGATCGGCGAGGCCAACGTCGATGACCTGCTGGGACGTGCCGAGAGTGCGTACGGCCGGCACCTGCCCTACACGATGCTGGTCAAGAAAGGCATGTTCGATGAAAGGCATTGA
- a CDS encoding NAD-dependent epimerase/dehydratase family protein, producing the protein MKIAMTGITGMLGSHLINRLHGTKSGEAADPAMGAENFDVRALIREGSVVEHLKPFEEVDYVIGGLEDKESLAKLVEGRDVVVHMAHFPGPVQTADQLVNVNVNGSFDLLEAARRAKVKQFIFISACNVFGQVLPTVDEQHPLDESHPVQPGTLYGSIKSAIEAFCFFFQKSRYFDVSIIRPVLTYGVRPEIQKSEWFNTVDFLATNYNVDVKGSTKYVSVDSVVQAIVNTLGNKDSAGKIYHLVDDHIHNMDLAKMIAEAIDSFGEVEGTMGENGVPMSNQAARDLGVTFRGRDGVLDYIKKVHELQMTYGGERKIENW; encoded by the coding sequence ATGAAGATCGCGATGACCGGGATCACCGGAATGCTGGGGTCCCACCTGATCAACCGACTCCATGGAACGAAGTCGGGAGAGGCCGCCGACCCGGCGATGGGTGCGGAGAACTTCGACGTGCGCGCCCTCATCCGTGAAGGCAGCGTGGTCGAGCACCTCAAACCGTTTGAAGAAGTGGACTACGTCATCGGTGGGCTGGAGGACAAGGAGTCGCTCGCCAAGCTGGTGGAAGGCCGCGATGTGGTCGTCCACATGGCGCATTTCCCCGGCCCCGTGCAGACCGCCGACCAGCTGGTGAATGTCAATGTGAATGGATCGTTCGACCTGCTGGAAGCGGCGCGCCGCGCCAAGGTGAAGCAGTTCATTTTCATCAGCGCCTGCAATGTGTTCGGCCAGGTGTTGCCGACGGTGGACGAACAGCATCCCCTCGATGAATCCCATCCGGTGCAGCCGGGCACTTTGTATGGCTCGATCAAGTCCGCCATCGAAGCGTTCTGTTTCTTTTTCCAGAAGAGCCGTTATTTCGACGTCTCCATCATCCGTCCGGTGCTGACGTATGGGGTCCGGCCGGAAATCCAGAAGTCGGAGTGGTTCAACACGGTGGATTTTCTGGCGACCAATTACAACGTGGACGTGAAAGGCAGCACCAAGTACGTGTCCGTCGATTCCGTGGTGCAGGCCATCGTCAACACGCTGGGCAACAAGGACAGCGCGGGCAAGATTTACCACCTGGTGGACGACCACATCCACAACATGGACCTGGCGAAGATGATCGCCGAAGCCATCGATTCCTTCGGCGAGGTCGAGGGCACGATGGGCGAGAACGGCGTGCCCATGTCCAACCAGGCGGCGCGCGACCTGGGCGTCACCTTCCGCGGTCGCGACGGTGTGCTCGATTACATCAAAAAAGTTCACGAACTGCAGATGACCTACGGAGGCGAACGCAAGATCGAGAACTGGTGA
- the ppdK gene encoding pyruvate, phosphate dikinase: protein MSPNPKYVYFFGADQTEGKSEMRELLGGKGANLAEMASLGIHVPPGFTITTEACNYYFKKNQTLPPSLWDEIVKNLKNLEKVMDKDFGGKKDPLLLSVRSGARVSMPGMMDTVLNLGLNEDTVKGLAKKTSNNWFAHDCYRRFIAMFGNVVLGIDGGHFETILERQKNKRKVEFDTDLLVDDLKAVIKDFKALVKKKTGNAFPDEPIKQLKMAIEAVFNSWNIPRAIHYRRLNHIPEDWGTAVNVQSMVFGNMGLSSATGVAFTRNPATGEKKFYGEYMINAQGEDVVAGIRTPQPITKLKEEMPDSYQELLEVYQTLENHYKDMQDIEFTIQENKLYMLQTRAGKRTAAAAIRIAVDMVHEGLISKQEALLRVPADQVDQIFHPMIDPKTKVKVLGKGLGASPGAATGKVVFTPDAAAEMARKKERVILVRMETSPEDIHGMSVAQGILTAKGGMTSHAAVVARAMGKPCVSGLGELSVDVRKKKAWLNGVEIKELDPITLDGADGRVMQGQVKLVQPRVTGYFTQLMSWVDKVRNLNVRANADTAHDALVAREFGAQGIGLCRTEHMFFDEDRILLVRKMIVADKDKARDEALKKLLPIQRSDFTEIFKAMEGLPVTIRLLDPPLHEFLPADAKEIKALAKQMKVSPAALSKKIHSLKEANPMLGLRGCRLGLMFPEIYKMQVSAIIEAACKLVKKGTKVFPEIMIPLVGHVEELRQTRAQLEEVAQEIIKKSKVKLDYKVGTMIELPRAAITADEIAPEADFFSFGTNDLTQTTFGLSRDDSGMFLPEYIEMGVLERDPFVSVDVSGVGELVRVAAEKGRAANKKIHLGICGEHGGDPRSIEFFNSIKLDYVSCSPFRVPTALLSAAQAAIRDPKP, encoded by the coding sequence ATGAGTCCAAATCCCAAGTACGTTTATTTCTTCGGAGCCGACCAGACCGAAGGCAAATCAGAGATGCGGGAGTTGCTCGGAGGCAAAGGCGCCAATCTGGCGGAAATGGCCTCTTTGGGCATTCATGTCCCGCCCGGCTTCACCATCACCACGGAAGCCTGCAATTATTATTTCAAAAAGAACCAGACCCTGCCTCCGTCCCTGTGGGACGAGATCGTCAAGAATCTCAAAAATCTTGAAAAGGTGATGGACAAGGATTTCGGCGGCAAGAAGGACCCGCTGTTGTTGTCCGTGCGGTCCGGTGCGCGCGTGTCCATGCCCGGCATGATGGACACGGTGCTGAACCTCGGCCTCAACGAGGACACCGTGAAGGGGCTCGCCAAGAAGACCAGCAACAACTGGTTCGCGCACGACTGTTACCGCCGCTTCATCGCCATGTTCGGCAACGTGGTGCTGGGCATCGACGGCGGGCATTTCGAAACCATCCTCGAGCGCCAAAAGAACAAACGCAAGGTGGAGTTCGACACCGACCTCTTGGTGGACGATCTCAAGGCCGTCATCAAGGACTTCAAGGCGCTGGTGAAAAAGAAAACCGGCAACGCGTTCCCGGACGAGCCCATCAAGCAATTGAAGATGGCGATCGAAGCCGTGTTCAACTCGTGGAACATCCCGCGCGCCATTCATTACCGCCGGCTCAACCACATTCCGGAAGACTGGGGCACTGCGGTGAATGTGCAGTCGATGGTGTTCGGCAACATGGGACTGAGTTCCGCCACCGGCGTCGCCTTCACGCGCAATCCCGCCACCGGCGAAAAGAAATTTTACGGCGAGTACATGATCAACGCCCAGGGCGAGGACGTGGTGGCGGGCATCCGCACGCCGCAGCCGATCACCAAGCTGAAAGAAGAGATGCCGGACAGCTACCAGGAGCTGCTGGAGGTGTACCAGACGCTGGAAAATCATTATAAGGACATGCAGGACATCGAGTTCACCATCCAGGAAAACAAGCTGTACATGTTGCAGACGCGCGCGGGAAAACGCACCGCGGCGGCGGCGATCCGCATCGCCGTGGACATGGTGCACGAAGGCCTGATCAGCAAACAGGAAGCGCTGCTGCGCGTGCCGGCGGACCAGGTGGATCAGATTTTTCATCCCATGATCGATCCCAAGACCAAGGTCAAGGTGCTGGGCAAGGGACTGGGCGCCTCCCCGGGTGCTGCCACCGGCAAGGTGGTGTTCACGCCCGATGCGGCGGCGGAGATGGCGCGCAAGAAGGAACGCGTGATCCTGGTGCGCATGGAAACCTCGCCGGAAGACATCCACGGCATGAGCGTGGCCCAGGGCATCCTCACCGCCAAAGGCGGCATGACGTCGCACGCCGCCGTGGTGGCGCGCGCCATGGGCAAACCCTGCGTTTCGGGTCTCGGCGAACTCAGCGTCGATGTGCGCAAAAAGAAAGCGTGGCTGAACGGCGTCGAGATCAAGGAGTTGGACCCGATCACCCTCGACGGCGCCGACGGACGCGTCATGCAGGGCCAGGTCAAGCTGGTGCAGCCGCGCGTGACCGGGTACTTCACGCAGTTGATGAGCTGGGTGGACAAGGTGCGCAACCTGAACGTGCGCGCCAATGCCGACACCGCGCACGATGCGTTGGTGGCGCGTGAATTCGGCGCGCAGGGCATCGGACTGTGCCGCACCGAGCACATGTTCTTCGACGAGGACCGCATCCTGCTGGTGCGCAAGATGATCGTCGCCGACAAGGACAAGGCCCGCGACGAAGCGCTCAAAAAACTGCTGCCGATCCAGCGCAGCGACTTCACCGAAATTTTCAAGGCGATGGAAGGCCTGCCGGTGACCATCCGCCTGCTCGATCCGCCGTTGCATGAGTTTTTGCCTGCCGACGCCAAGGAGATCAAGGCGCTTGCCAAACAGATGAAGGTGTCGCCGGCGGCATTGAGCAAGAAGATCCATTCGCTCAAGGAAGCCAACCCCATGCTGGGCCTGCGCGGGTGCCGGCTGGGGCTGATGTTCCCCGAAATTTACAAGATGCAGGTGAGCGCCATCATCGAAGCCGCGTGCAAGCTGGTGAAGAAGGGCACCAAGGTGTTTCCTGAAATCATGATCCCGCTGGTCGGCCATGTTGAGGAGTTGCGCCAGACCCGCGCGCAACTGGAAGAAGTGGCGCAGGAGATCATCAAGAAGTCCAAGGTGAAACTCGATTACAAGGTGGGGACGATGATCGAACTCCCGCGCGCCGCCATCACCGCCGATGAGATCGCGCCGGAAGCCGACTTCTTTTCTTTCGGCACCAACGACCTGACACAGACCACCTTCGGCCTCAGCCGCGACGACTCCGGCATGTTCCTGCCGGAATACATCGAGATGGGCGTGCTGGAGCGGGACCCGTTTGTCAGCGTCGATGTCAGCGGCGTGGGTGAGTTGGTGCGGGTGGCGGCGGAAAAAGGCCGCGCCGCCAACAAAAAAATCCATCTCGGCATCTGCGGCGAGCACGGCGGCGACCCGAGATCGATCGAGTTTTTCAACAGCATCAAGCTCGATTACGTCAGTTGCTCCCCGTTCCGCGTGCCGACGGCGCTGCTGTCCGCGGCGCAGGCGGCCATCCGCGACCCGAAGCCCTGA
- the glyS gene encoding glycine--tRNA ligase subunit beta, with protein MPELFFEIGTEEIPAGYIEPALKHLSGQLSDYLEKHRLHAGKPVWVGTPRRLAVCVPDIAARQEDVVETHLGPSVNIAYDEEGNPTKVAIGFAKGKGIEVSELTREATPKGEVLCARVAKTGQPTADILNAYLPELFGSIPFPKKMRWADGKLAFARPVHWIVALFDSQPLAFEFGGIAAGTASRGHRFLKPDAFPVTGFDDYLKQAEAHCLVVDPTARLQRIRQQLDQLASEVGGAIREDTELLDTVTYLVEYPVTLRGEFEARYLELPQELLVITMKHHQKYFPVWKGDDLLPYFLAVSNMKTEDGTLIRQGNQRVLRARLDDARFFYDEDRKHKLEEFVEELNGVVFQKDLGTVYERTERIQALVTALTGEIQPGQVLPVDAKATQRAAMLCKADLVTQMVYEFPELQGVMGGYYALHAGEGEDVATAIKEHYKPAFAGDSVPSTMTGALVAIADKLDTIVSCIGVGLIPSGSEDPYALRRNALGIIQILLKYDLQTSLEWLIDRGIAILGGKAKLAEDKIRYHCLELFSQRLKTLLTQEGFEYDVIDAVLGTRVDSFKDIREKAVALSDLKKQPYFETLAIAFRRVASIIEGQVPDAVDAALLKEEPERELYAQWEAMQPTVESCLNIRDYSSALAKIVEIKPAVDRFFDGVMVNVDDAALRQNRMALLKAVSGLFSQLADFSRIVVKKS; from the coding sequence ATGCCCGAATTGTTTTTCGAAATCGGAACGGAGGAAATCCCCGCCGGCTACATCGAGCCCGCGCTCAAGCACCTGTCGGGGCAGCTTTCCGATTACCTGGAGAAGCACCGCCTGCACGCCGGAAAGCCGGTGTGGGTGGGCACGCCGCGCCGCCTGGCCGTGTGCGTGCCGGACATCGCCGCAAGGCAGGAGGACGTGGTCGAGACCCACTTGGGCCCCAGCGTCAACATCGCCTACGATGAAGAGGGCAACCCCACGAAAGTCGCCATCGGTTTCGCCAAGGGCAAGGGCATCGAGGTTTCCGAACTGACGCGCGAGGCCACGCCGAAAGGCGAGGTGCTCTGCGCCCGCGTGGCGAAAACGGGCCAGCCGACGGCGGACATTTTGAACGCCTACTTGCCGGAGCTGTTCGGCTCGATCCCGTTTCCCAAAAAAATGCGCTGGGCCGATGGCAAGCTTGCATTCGCGCGGCCGGTGCACTGGATCGTCGCGTTGTTCGACAGCCAGCCGCTCGCATTCGAGTTCGGCGGCATCGCTGCGGGCACGGCCTCGCGCGGGCACCGGTTCCTCAAGCCCGACGCCTTCCCCGTCACCGGCTTCGACGACTACCTGAAGCAGGCGGAGGCGCACTGCCTGGTGGTCGATCCCACGGCGCGCCTGCAACGCATCCGCCAACAGCTCGATCAATTGGCCTCGGAGGTCGGCGGCGCCATTCGCGAGGACACCGAACTGCTCGACACGGTGACCTATCTCGTCGAGTATCCCGTGACGCTGCGCGGCGAGTTCGAGGCGCGTTACCTGGAGTTGCCGCAGGAGCTTTTGGTCATCACCATGAAGCACCACCAGAAATACTTTCCCGTATGGAAGGGCGATGACCTGTTGCCGTACTTCCTCGCCGTCAGCAACATGAAGACCGAGGACGGCACGTTGATCCGGCAGGGCAACCAGCGCGTGTTGCGCGCCCGGCTCGACGATGCGCGGTTCTTTTATGATGAAGACAGGAAGCACAAGCTGGAAGAGTTTGTCGAGGAACTGAACGGCGTCGTGTTCCAGAAGGACCTGGGCACCGTGTATGAACGCACCGAACGCATTCAGGCCCTCGTCACCGCGCTCACCGGGGAGATTCAGCCGGGGCAGGTTCTGCCCGTCGATGCCAAGGCCACCCAGCGCGCGGCGATGTTGTGCAAGGCGGACCTGGTGACGCAGATGGTGTACGAGTTTCCGGAGTTGCAGGGCGTCATGGGCGGCTATTATGCGCTGCATGCGGGCGAAGGCGAAGACGTGGCCACCGCCATCAAGGAGCATTACAAGCCCGCGTTCGCCGGGGACAGCGTGCCTTCGACGATGACCGGCGCGCTGGTGGCCATCGCCGACAAGCTGGACACCATCGTCAGTTGCATCGGCGTCGGGTTGATCCCCTCCGGTTCCGAAGACCCCTACGCGCTGCGCCGCAACGCGCTCGGCATCATCCAGATATTGTTGAAATACGATTTGCAGACCAGTCTGGAGTGGCTCATCGACCGTGGCATCGCCATTCTGGGCGGCAAGGCGAAGCTGGCGGAGGACAAGATCCGTTACCATTGCCTGGAGTTGTTTTCGCAACGGTTGAAAACGTTGCTGACGCAGGAAGGGTTCGAGTACGACGTCATCGACGCCGTGCTGGGCACGCGGGTGGATTCGTTCAAGGATATCCGGGAAAAGGCCGTCGCCCTGTCCGACCTCAAAAAGCAGCCGTATTTCGAGACCCTCGCCATCGCCTTCCGGCGCGTGGCCAGCATCATTGAAGGGCAGGTGCCGGATGCCGTCGATGCCGCACTGCTCAAGGAGGAACCGGAGCGGGAACTGTATGCGCAGTGGGAGGCCATGCAGCCGACGGTGGAAAGCTGTCTCAACATCCGCGATTATTCGTCGGCGTTGGCGAAGATCGTTGAGATCAAACCGGCGGTGGACCGGTTTTTCGACGGCGTCATGGTCAACGTCGACGACGCGGCGCTCAGGCAGAACCGCATGGCCTTGTTGAAGGCGGTTTCCGGATTGTTTTCGCAACTGGCTGATTTTTCCAGAATTGTCGTCAAAAAAAGTTGA